In a single window of the Diabrotica undecimpunctata isolate CICGRU unplaced genomic scaffold, icDiaUnde3 ctg00002035.1, whole genome shotgun sequence genome:
- the LOC140431808 gene encoding uncharacterized protein: MGLSIEDETVYTLHYADDQVVIDQDKEDLEYMARKLMEEYKKWGLEVNLQKTQYLCIGGEHTVDDLDLEDGKIKKCDQCIYLGVKLTRTGRTDEAIKDRITKGNRVIGALNLVLWQKNIRPETKKRIYDTILKPVIVYGLEVWQLSQKPKGNLLAV, translated from the coding sequence ATGGGGCTGTCTATTGAGGATGAAACGGTATACACGTTGCACTATGCAGATGACCAGGTAGTTATTGACCAAGACAAGGAAGACCTGGAGTATATGGCTAGAAAACTAATGGAAGAGTACAAAAAATGGGGCCTCgaagtaaatttacaaaaaacgcaATATCTTTGCATAGGAGGAGAACATACTGTAGATGACCTTGACTTAGAAGACGGGAAAATTAAGAAATGCGATCAATGTATATATTTGGGGGTAAAACTAACACGGACAGGAAGAACTGATGAAGCCATAAAAGACAGAATAACCAAAGGGAACCGAGTTATAGGTGCATTGAATTTAGTACTAtggcagaaaaatataagaccggaaacgaaaaaaagaatatatgATACCATATTGAAACCAGTAATCGTCTATGGCTTAGAAGTATGGCAGTTATCACAAAAACCTAAAGGTAACCTATTAGCAGTTTAA